The region TTCTATCGAAGATGCCGCCAAAGCCGCCCGGCAATGTGCACTGAATGCACTTTCCCACCTGCAAAAAGCACTTAGCTCGATTGATCGCATTGAGCGGATACTGAAAATTGACGGATTTGTGCAATCGGCGCCAGGTTTCAGTTCTCAACCTGCAGTGGTGAATGGTGCTTCCGACCTGATGCTCGAAATCTTTGGAGAAGCCGGCAGACACACCCGAGTCGCTGTCGGAGTGAGCGAACTTCCTTTGAATGCGGCTGTCGAAGTCGCAGTCTGGGTTTCCATCAAGCCAGAGTAACTTCTCGGCGAGTAATAACCGCCAATGAACAACGCGTGTGACTCAACGTCATCCTGAGTCACACGCGTTGGAAATTTATCATCAGCAGTCGAAAGGGGACTGCTCCGCCATGAGGGATATGATTTACTCGTCACCAGCCGACAACCATGGCGCAAGTGGCTCAGTGGCATCCACCACTTCATGCGGCTGAAAGTAGATCGCGATTTCCTTCGCGGCCGCTTCGGGGCCATCACTTCCATGAACAAGGTTCATCTGCCGACTCGTCCCATAATCGCCACGAATGGTTCCCGGGGCGGCATCGCGACCATTGGTCGGGCCCATCATGCCTCGAACAACACTAATCGCTGACTTGCCTTCAAGAACCAAAGCCACTGTCGGGCCAGCAGTAATGAAGCTTTCGAGCATGGGATAAAATGGCTTCTGGACATGTTCGGCATAGTGCCTCTTGGCCAGTTCCGGGGTAACCTGAATCAGCTTCAGAGCTGCAATGCGTAGGCCCTTCTGCTCAAAACGAGTGAGAATCGGCCCTGCAAGGCGTCGGGCAACAGCATCTGGCTTCAGCAGGACAAGAGTACGTTCCGTAGGCATTTCTTTCGAATCCCAAAGACTAAAGAATGTGAGTTAAAGACAAGTCAATTTTTCCAGCAACTATGTGTGAATCGATAGGCCAAACCAGCGTATCGATCGTCAGGTGTTCTCTGCGAGCAGTCATTGTTCCCGCTGCTTCCTGAGCTGGCACTATGCAGAGTCAAGCCTTCATTTTCTCGACCGACAGATCCATCAGGCTGCAAAACTCTTCGAAAAGATACGCACTGTCATGTGGCCCCGCAGCAGCTTCAGGATGATACTGCACACTGAAAGCGGGTTGATCGGTCAGTCGCATCCCCTCGATTGTCTGATCATTCAGATTCCGGTGAGTGACCTCGATATTCGCTGGCAAAGTCAAAGCATCGATCGCAAAACCGTGATTCTGCGAGGTAATCTCGACTTTCGAGTTCCGCAGATTCATCACTGGCTGGTTCGCACCGCGATGACCGAATTTCAGTTTATAGGTTCTCGCTCCAGCAGCCAGCCCGAGGAGTTGATGTCCCAGGCAAATGCCAAAGATGGGGAGTTTACCCAGCAATTCGCGAATTGTCCGAATCGCATAAGTCAGCGGCTCAGGATCACCAGGGCCATTCGACAAGAAGACACCATCCGGCTGCAATGCCAGAATTTCTGCTGCCGTGGAAGTCCCCGGGACAACCGTCACACGACAACCAACCTGGGTCAGATGTCGCAGGATATTCCACTTCATGCCGTAATCAATTGCGACGACGTGATAGCGGGTGGGTTGGGAATCCTGCGGAGCCAACGTCGCGAAATTACCCAGCCTTTCAGTCCAGGCAAAACTCGCAGCGGGCATGACCTCCTGAACAAGATCCTGACCAACAATGCTGGGGGCAGCCTGGGCTTTGGCAATAAGCGACTGTGGATCGAGATCGACAGTCGAAAGCACACCCGTGACTGATCCCTGGCTGCGTAAGCGGCGAACCAGCGAGCGGGTATCGATCCCTTCGAGGCCAATAACTCCGGCTTTGCGGAGATAATCATCCAGAGAAAGCTCTGAACGAAAGTTACTCGGGGCTCGGCACAATTCCCGAACCACAAAAGCTCTCAGACGAGGACCATTGCTTTCCACATCTTCGAAGTTGATGCCGTAGTTCCCGATTAGCGGGTAGGTCATCGTCACGATCTGACCGCAATAGGAGGGGTCCGTCAGAATCTCGCCATAACCTGTCATGCTTGTGTTAAAAACCACTTCGCCAGTGACCTCACCCGAGGCACCGAACGCAGAGCCAAAAAAAACAGATCCGTCTGCCAATGCCAGACAAGCTGAAGACTTAGCCTCTTGGGACATCAGACAGCGCCTCACCTTTCCTGGAAAGCCTTAAAAAATGGCTTTGATCAAGTTCAAGACATCACACAGATTCCAAGCGTTATCAAAGCGTATCGCGATCATGAATGTAAAAAAAGGAACCGCAGTGTTTTCACTACGGTTCCTCTCATTTTGTCGAGCCTTTGAAGTAAGCAAAACCTCAAGTCTCAATGTATCTGACCCATCACATCCAGGATCATCCCCGGACTGGAAGCACCTTAGGCGTTCTCTTCCTGTGACAGCACGAAGTTCTTGAAGCGGATTCGGTCACGCTCGCCATCTCCAATGCTGGAGAAGAGTTCAGCCATAATGCGGTGGAAATGCTTCTGGCGCACACTGTAGAAATTGTGCTTACCATCGCGACGGGCTTCAATCAGACCGGCTACTCGAAGTAAAGCCAGATGATGGCTGACTGCTGGCTGGCTCTGACCCAGGCGCTCGCAGAGGGCAGTCACATGCAATTCCTGATCTTTCATCAGATACATCAGGATACGCAGGCGAGTTTCATCGGCCAACAGCTTAAAGACCTGAACGAGGTCTTTCTCAAGCTGAGTCGACAGATCGGGGAAGGATGAACCTTTTTCGACCAAAGGTTCGGCAACGTTCGAAATCATTATATTCGCTCTC is a window of Planctopirus limnophila DSM 3776 DNA encoding:
- the ndk gene encoding nucleoside-diphosphate kinase; the protein is MPTERTLVLLKPDAVARRLAGPILTRFEQKGLRIAALKLIQVTPELAKRHYAEHVQKPFYPMLESFITAGPTVALVLEGKSAISVVRGMMGPTNGRDAAPGTIRGDYGTSRQMNLVHGSDGPEAAAKEIAIYFQPHEVVDATEPLAPWLSAGDE
- a CDS encoding ArsR/SmtB family transcription factor yields the protein MISNVAEPLVEKGSSFPDLSTQLEKDLVQVFKLLADETRLRILMYLMKDQELHVTALCERLGQSQPAVSHHLALLRVAGLIEARRDGKHNFYSVRQKHFHRIMAELFSSIGDGERDRIRFKNFVLSQEENA
- a CDS encoding RidA family protein, which translates into the protein MSNEYTQRLKTLGIELPQPPVAIASYIPVTITHQMAITSGQLPMANGQVLHTGKVGSEVSIEDAAKAARQCALNALSHLQKALSSIDRIERILKIDGFVQSAPGFSSQPAVVNGASDLMLEIFGEAGRHTRVAVGVSELPLNAAVEVAVWVSIKPE
- the carA gene encoding glutamine-hydrolyzing carbamoyl-phosphate synthase small subunit, which codes for MSQEAKSSACLALADGSVFFGSAFGASGEVTGEVVFNTSMTGYGEILTDPSYCGQIVTMTYPLIGNYGINFEDVESNGPRLRAFVVRELCRAPSNFRSELSLDDYLRKAGVIGLEGIDTRSLVRRLRSQGSVTGVLSTVDLDPQSLIAKAQAAPSIVGQDLVQEVMPAASFAWTERLGNFATLAPQDSQPTRYHVVAIDYGMKWNILRHLTQVGCRVTVVPGTSTAAEILALQPDGVFLSNGPGDPEPLTYAIRTIRELLGKLPIFGICLGHQLLGLAAGARTYKLKFGHRGANQPVMNLRNSKVEITSQNHGFAIDALTLPANIEVTHRNLNDQTIEGMRLTDQPAFSVQYHPEAAAGPHDSAYLFEEFCSLMDLSVEKMKA